The Candidatus Poribacteria bacterium nucleotide sequence CAGAGGAGATGCCCCGCCGTTCTGCAAAACCGAAGCAGAGGCAAATTTTAAGTTGTTTCGCCAGACGACGGAATCGGTGGATGTAAGGACCGTCAAGCGGTTCTGCGATGTCGAGCATCGCTTCTGGGGTTGCCCTGCCTTCGATGACATCCATGACGACGTAGCCTTCCAAAACACCCTCAGTCGCCAAAATCAACTGTGGGGAATCCTTCGCGGCTTCAACGAAGAAAGCCTCCAACTTTTCAGCGTTAGAGGCTTTGTCCCATTTGGTAGGTTTTAACGAAATAGCGGATACGCTAACTGAGCGATACATAAATCAACAACTTTTGTTATCTGCTCTGTCAGAGCCATTAAATCTCCCTGTAGGCGGTATGTCCGCATCCCGACTCTTTCTGACCGCCGACTGCTGATAGCTGATAGCCATTCCCTACCTTGCACCTATTTCGGGTAAGCGGTATTAAGACCAAGAATCACATAAGCCGTCACAAGCCTCGGATCTGCTTCCATCCAACGGCTTTCTTCGTTGAGCCAAAATCCATCGGGTTTCTGGAGTTCAATCATCTTTCCTGCGAATTCTCGGTACCAATCGTGTGAGACACCTTTCGCGTCCATAAAGGTCGATTCACCGTAGAGCCGCAGTGCCTTCGCCATTGTGTGATAGTTGTAGTATAAGCCTTGTGACCCCATACCGTAGTTTTCTTCAAGTGTAAAGTGTTCCTTTATCCACTTAAAGGCGGCTTGGACGCGTTCATCGTCCTTATCAACGTTGGCGTAGATGAAGCTCAATAATCCTGCATACGTCATACTGGCATAAGAACGTGGACTTCCAGCTGCATCCGTACCGGCTTTGCTTTCACCGTCAGGTGAGTAGATGAAACCGCCATCGTTGCCTGCCCACGACTGGTCGTTACTCTCGCTACGATTCTGGGTGCGTTCCAAGAATTTAATTGCCTTGTTCCAGACCTCCTGATCATCCGATCCGCTCTCCTTGAGTGCTTGGATGGCGATGTTTAGGTTAGACAGGTCTTTTACCTCTTGGCGGCTACCGTAACCGATTCCACCGTAATAGAC carries:
- a CDS encoding terpene cyclase/mutase family protein, with amino-acid sequence MKTQYGFILALLLMFAVVQNGIADSHGTDASAYEELNGQVVVSIDRGLEWLKGQQGEDGLFANHPGITALVLTAFLRHPENKYPEAEHPFIQKGIQRLVELQQPNGAIYNVEMQPALPNYNTSIAVMALSSTGNPAYTDVIKKAQGFLKALQVTDEESVYYGGIGYGSRQEVKDLSNLNIAIQALKESGSDDQEVWNKAIKFLERTQNRSESNDQSWAGNDGGFIYSPDGESKAGTDAAGSPRSYASMTYAGLLSFIYANVDKDDERVQAAFKWIKEHFTLEENYGMGSQGLYYNYHTMAKALRLYGESTFMDAKGVSHDWYREFAGKMIELQKPDGFWLNEESRWMEADPRLVTAYVILGLNTAYPK